GAAAGGCCGCCCTCCTGAGAACCCCCAATTTAGCGCATCCCTGCTGCGCGGGtaacctccccccccctggaagCCATGCCGCAGAACGACTACATCGAGCTGCACCGAAAGCGGTATGGCTACCGATTTGACTACTTCGAAAAGTCGCGAAAGAAGGAGGCGCGCAAGGTACACAAGGAGGCACTCAAGGCGAAGAAGCTGAGAGGAATAAAggcaaaaatttataacaagaaaaaatacacggAAAAAGTGAATctaaaaaaaactataaagGCCCATGAACCGAAGCACGTAAAGACgaacacaaaaataaatgatgaTAATGGATTGCCTTCCTACCTACTTGACAGAACCCAAGTGAAAGGAACCAAAGTGTTAACCAACCTACTTaagcagaagaggaagagcaaGGCAGGAAAATGGGAGTTGCCCATCCCGAAAATACAGGCCTTAAACGAAGCCGAAATGTTAAGAGTTGTAAAATCTggaaagaggagaagaaaaacgtGGAAAAGACTCATCGATAAAGTTTCTTTCGTTGGAAATGATTTTACGAGGAAGAATCCAAAATATGAGAGATACATCCGACCGAGTAGCTTACGTTTTAAGAAGGCCAACGTATATCACAGCGAATTGAAGGCCACCTTCTCTCTTGACATCCTAAGTGTTAAGGTGAATCCCCAGTCTAATTTGTATACCAACTTGGGCGTTATTACCAAGGGTACAATCATCGAGGTGAACGTCAGCGAATTAGGGCTCGTTACTCAGTCGGGGAAAATCATTTGGGCCAAATTCGCGCAGGTTACCAACAACCCAGAATTGGACGGCTGCATAAATGCGACTCTCCTCGTGTAGGGGGTGTGTCGCGGCCGCTTCTCCAAGGGGCAGCGTTGGCAGTGGGGGAAGTAGCTACCATACTTTGGGTGGATCTGCTTAACTTCGCAGAGAttccccccccacggggCCATTTGCATCTCCATTTTGGTAACATTCGCTTGATTTGTGTGGGAGCCACGTGGAAGGGGTCCCCCCACAGAgctgttttccccttttccaccCCAACCAtgtgtttatataaaacGTCCCGCATGGCGCAGGCACTTTTCTATTTCACCCCACTTCGCATTGCTTTAcctcccccgtttttttttttttccttttttgtactCCCCCAACGTCCCCAACAATTTGTTTACACCCCCACGTACGCGTGTCAAATGAGCATCGCCTGTACGGCTGAATGGGAAGAAGCGTGGCTGTCCTTTTTTGATGCGGCCAATTGGGGgcccttttccccccgcgAGGGCCGTCCtgcaaattttgaaaaattcccTTCGAGTCAGCTGAAAACGGAATGGCATTTCCCGTCGTGTCGTGATCTGTGGGCACAGCtcggaaaggaaaagaaagagaagaCCCACAAAAAGGTGCAACTCGTTTGGGGGGTCCCGACCAAACAGTCGGCTACGCGGCTAACCGAGAGGCCTGCTACGCGTCCAGCTGAGCGCCCAATTTAATCTCCCCACTTCCGTGGCACACccgcctccccccatttttgcttcccctttttggggaTAAAACCGTTGCGATTGACGAGgctgtaattttttttttcccttttctacaaaaaaatatatatgcccCCCGCGCAGCGCGTTCGCGTCCATTTTGCAGAGGGCCATCTTGGGGAGTccgaagcgaaaaaaaaagataaatcaACCCATACGCAGGAAAAATTTTCAAGTGCAAGGGAAATTTTCAAGTGCATGGAAGTTTTTCAGGTGATGGAAATTTTTCAAGTGATGGAAATTTTTCAAGTGATGGAAATTTTTCAAGTGATGGAAACTTTTCAAGTGGTGGGAATTTTTCAAGTGGTGGAAACTTCCTAACCGCGTGAACAATTGCGCGCACGTGCCAATTCGCCGCACTTAGGTGTACGCGCCGCGCGTCGGCGATTCTGCCAACGCTCTTCTGCCCTTCCTGAGGTTAGCACCAAGCGTTGCGCCGAAAGTGTGTGTGTCCGGAAaggtccccctttttttagcGTTTCACCCAGTTAGGGTACGAAGTTTGAAACGTTTCATTTCCGTTCCTTTCCgttcctttcctttcctttttttttttttcccatccgTTTAGAAGCTTGCACTTTATCACCCCTAAGTAGCCACCTTCACGATTGTTACTCCTCCGGGGAGGGAGCCAAACCTGTGTAGAAAGCACGCACAAACGTGagagaggcgaaaaaaaaaaaaaaaaaaaggaggagatTCACGtgttgtgttttttcttaacttctccccccagCGTGTAAAATGGAAAACGTGTTCGACAACAAGAAGGAGCCGTTCGTCGGGATGCGCGTGTTCAGCTGCGCTTTTGGAGAGGATAAAGTGGCacacgaggggggggaagatgaTGAGCAGGTGGCCCTTGGCGGAGAGGGGACAAATGCCGAGCAGGTGGCCCACGGCGGGGAGGGGGCAGATAACAAGTCCAGCTCCTCCGGCACGCAGCCGGACAAGCAAGTGGCGGACGAAAACCTAATCAAGTACCTCTTCAACGAGCAGATAAAGGTAAAGGTAGGCACGGTGCGCTTCATCGGGACGCTCAAGAATCACCCGCACCCGAACACTACCTTTTACGGGATCGAATGGGAcaacaaaagggagggaaaGAACTTTGGGGATTTCAACAGCGACGTTTACTTCTTCCCGTTGCACCTGCTCACGAGGGAGAGAGCAAAGAGGTGCTACAATGTGGGAGACCGCCCCTTGGAAGATCACCCCTTGGCCAACCGCAAATTGGCCGACCGCACATCTGGCATACCGGCCGAGGAAAGCCAAAAACTTGTGGAGGAACTGCGCTCCTGCAAGAGGCACCTAAAGCCGTGCTCATTCCTGCcagtggaaaaaatacacgTAGGGTTGACCTTCTTTCAAGCCCTGCATTTTCGGTACACATATTTCTTCACCGATTCGGATCTCTACGTGGAGGATTACCAGACGAAGAAGACCAAGAGGGTTCAATTTAATGGAATAACTGAAGCGAGAAATTACTTCCAAAACTTCCATCAACTGACAAACATAACCCTAAACAAGTACCTCATACAGACCTGCGGGGCACATAACAACGTAGCGTTTCACCAGCTCCGCAGCTTGTCTCTCTGTGGGAACCTCCTCAGCCAGTGGAAGGACATCTTTGAGATTGTCAGCTTGGCGAAGGAGCTCTCCTACCTGAACGTGTCAGAcaataaaatggaaaagttgGGTCTCCAATCGGTTAGGGGCAGCTCTCCCTGTGGCTGCCCCTGTGGTGAGAGTGAAGATAAAGAGGGACACCACCGGGGAGGAACCGCCGAAccggggggggggcctcccAAATGCAGCCACTGCATGCAGGACCACCTAATCAGATTCGAACAGATTAAAGAGCTATGCGTTGACAACACGATGATCGACTGGGAAGACGTTCTAATTTTGTCGTTCGTTTTTCCCAACGTGGAGATACTGAGCTTGAAAAGGAACTACCTCACGAGCATCCGCATGAGGGACGTGGACCTGGTCAACTCGCCGGTGCTTCTCCAGTACGTCCAGCGGGACAGGCGTGAAGGGGGCGCTCCTCCCGAAGAGCCTAGTAGACTTTCACTTCGCGACACCGCGCAGCAAGGGGGGCAGGGCGCGCCCAGCGTGGAATCAAACGAGTCGGCGAATGGGAAAGCAAACGTGGCGATGAACGTGCCTGCAAACGTGTCAGACGTGCACACCTTTAGGAAGCTGCACAAAATCGTGCTCAACGATAACTACCTGCACGATTACGAAGACCTGTTTTGGTTCATCCGCCAGGTGAAATCCATTCGGGCGGTGTTCCTGAAGAGGAACAAATTCGCGGACAGGGACGACTTGGTGGCCCTTGCGGAGGGGGTGTGCTCAGGGGGGGGCCAAAAAGGCAATCAGGGTGAGGAGGGCAATCAGTACGAGGAGGGCaatcaaaatgaggaagaccGCGAATGGGAACCCCGCgaaggggaccccccccccgACCGACTCCAACGGATAAACGAAAGGTTCAGCCACCTGAAGGAGCTCCTGCTGGACGAAAACAAAATCAAGAGCTACAAAACTCTGAGAGATTTGTTCTACGCTTTTTACCACCTGGAGACGCTAAATTAccagagggggaaaaacaagttgaaggtgaagaaggaccTGCGGTTCGTATTCGTGGCCATCCTCCCCATGTTGAAGACGCTGAATCGGAGCCACATAAACAAGAGCGAACGCATAAACTCGGAGCGCTTCTTCATATCGCTTTACCAGAAGGACGACGTGGTCAGGGTGTTCAACGAGCCCGTGCTCGGCTGCCGCCACAGCGACCGTCTGGAGTGCCTGCACTACGAGGCTTTGCAGGGTGAGTCCGCCCGCCATGCGATGCGCTTGCGGCGATTCTGCGCTGCGTATACACCGCTTCCGCACCGCGATTACACCGCTTCCGCACCACGTTTACACCACTTCTACACCCCCCCTTGCAGACCAACCCAGCGCCGACGCCGCCAAAGGCATGCAGAGCAACCTCATCAACATCACCATCATTCCCGAGTTTTtaaattccaaaaaatatgaaattgtaaagaaaaaggtcAACAAGCACATGAACATAAAGGATTTGAAGTACCTGTGCTCGCGCCTCTATTCCGTCCCCCTCCCCAAGATGCAGTTATTCTACACGGACGAGGTGGGTCACTCGAGATGAGCAAACGGGAGACGCACTCGAGATGAGCAAACGGGAGATGCACTCGAGATAAGCGCACGGGAGAAGCACTCGTGCAGTCTCGCATGTACAGATCTCGAGATCTGCTTCAGGCCAAGAGGGGCGCATCTTCCATTTGCGAATTTCCCATTCGGCGATTATTCACCACTTCATTTCGTTTACCTTTCACGTTGCACCATCCCATTTtggaccttttttttttttttttcctcccccctttttttagaACAACCCCATGTGCGTTGAAATTGTGGACAGCAACTCGAGTCTGTACACCTACGGAATTGACAACAACTCgaagataaaaattaaaatggagCAGTAGGCAGACCCTTGGAGGAGTTTCCTAGTTGGATGAGGATGCTCACCTATGCATGTACGGGTGTGTGCacgctgctttttttttttttttttttttttttttacgtgcgTTTGTGTCACTACAGCGTAACCCGCTTGGCTGTGCTCGTCTGTGTGCGTTCCGCAAGGGAGCAGCCATGCGTCGAAGCGGGGTTGGCGCTACTTCGTTTGTCACTTGGTCGCTTCTCCATGTGGCTACTTCTCCATCTGGCTACTTCCCCACCTTgttatttccccattttgatgaaGGAGGAATGCCAAAAGGGAGGCACCTCCCAGCCTGACAACTCAAGGCAACTTcgcctcatttttttcgtaaaaatttcCGGGCTGGTTTGCAAGACGACCAGCGTGATGCTAAAAAGGTGTGCACGTGAATGGACTCCCCCTCACGAGTACACCCATgtggaaagaaaaaccaTCCCACGGGAGACGTGTTAAGTGGAAGACTGCTATCCACGTGgcagttctttttttacattcccGCATGTACGCtaagaggtaaaaaaaataaaaataaaatatacaataaacGGACAACCTCCCCAAATGGCACGTTTACTCATCCCATTTGCCGCGTAAcggtggggaggaaaagaCCTTCCCTCGTCCCACGAATTTTAAAGAAACAAATGCCCATTGTAGGCACTCCACTTTGGCAATATAACctattcacatttttttttttcccaaaggTTAGTTGATCACACAGGGGAAGAGCGATGTTTGTACAGCCTCCCTCCATGCACGCTTCTCACCATGCAATGAGGAtaagttaaatttttttgggcatataaaaggggaggaaaaaaaaaaaaaagagaaagctgGACTTTCCCTTCCCCCAAAAAAACGGTTGACACACCTCCCCCTTTGAGACAACCTCCCGCAGCTGTACTTTTGGCCACACAGGGTGAAAACCTACTACCAAATCTCGTGCAACGCTGAGGAGTCGCTTCAGTCAAAGGAAGCCAATTCAAATAAAGaggaggggaggaaaacaaaaaagcaCGCGCTCAGAAAGGTAGGCGCGAAAAGGCAAACTCTTAAGGGGTACAACGCGAACCATGGAGGAACGCCCCACGGGTCTGAGGAGCCTCCCCCtgacggaaaaaaaaggcgaggCGAAGAGGCTAACGCAGTCCAGAGAGGACGCCCCCACAGAGGAAGACCTGGAGATATGTTTCCACCTGCCCAACGGAGAGACCCTCACACTAAAGGAAAACGGGGGCATAGAAGTTGGCCATTTGAAACTAAAACTGTCACACCTTTTGGGGAAGCCCTATCAGCAAATCTTCTTAACGTACAATAATATGGCCATGCTGGATCCCTTGTCTATAATAGACGTCACTGGGAGGGccaatttgcaaaaaattcaCATCGAGGTTGGCTACCCCGACTAGTGCGCTCTGCCTGCTCGGGTGCTAAGCGGGTGCGAATGGGTCCTACATACGCTGCTTCTGCATCTGCTTCTTCTACGTatgctgcttctttttttttttgtttttgctcCCCTGCATATGCCCAAAACtgaactgaaaaaaattacataatcGTCCTTCCCAAAAATGGagtcactttttttcttaaccggtcaggtaaaaaaaaaaatcgtcttCATTTTCACTATTACGTTGAGGAGGTTATCAAAATGGGGCCCCCGTTTGGAGTCCCCATTTGGAGTCCCCGTTTGGAGTCCCCGTTTGGGGCCCCTCCTtttcgcccctccccctggcCTACAACTTCCTCTCATAAATGTTATAGCAGAGGAGCTTGTCCATCATGTCCGCGTGGGTGAGGATCATCCTCCGGCAGCAGTACCTCGTCAAATTGAGTTCGTCTAGGGCGTCACATTTGGAGACTCCTTCTTCTAACTTCTTTTCGTATAGGCTCCACAGGTTTCCGATAAGCTTCCCGCAGGTGAAGCAGCGCACGGGGATGATCATTTTggttcttcccttttccggGGTGTTGCTTCGGGTGGGGAGAACCTACCTACGTACCTACGCACgtgtatatgtttatatatatatttctatccgttttgccttttccctgAAAATGGGCGCTCTTGGCTGGTCTTCTGCaagtcccccttttgctctCCACCTTCGGTTTGCCTCCTCAGGATGTCCCCTCCGAAATGAAACTCCAAACACGCCTATCTATCAAGCAACGCCGCGTTTGACCCGTCTCTCACTAAGCGGTCCCTCTTCCCACTGCTGCTCAACTTCGTCGTCGTTTCACCGCGCATACGCATGTATAAATGATATGGCTCTTTTGTgatgcccctttttgctgttcTCTATTTTCCCAGGCTGCACAAACGGGAGAGCGAAACTTTTTAAACAAGGAACAAAATTCTTCAGTTGAAAAGgtaagcaaaaggggaggaaaataaCCCACGGTTTGTTCGCGTACGTTTTACATTCTCCCTTGCGCGTcacaaaaatgggtaaaatgaaaaaaaaaaaaaaaaaaaaaaaaaaacggggtaAATAAACGTTGCTATATACTGCATAGGGGAAATAGCTCCTttcggattttttttttttttttccgcctctGCAGCTGGCAAAatgcggggaaaaaaaggggcaaaataaAGCGGGCGAGCAGGAGAGGCAAACAGGAGAGGCGAACAGaacaggcaaaaaaaaaaaggcaaaataaaCGGGCGAACAGAAGAGGCCAAAATGTTGCGGAAAATAAACGGGGAAAAGCCGCTTAAACGACAGGGTCATCGCGGGTAGGCCACAGGAAATGTGATGGGAAAATGTGGCCAAATGATGGGCAAATAATTGGCAAAATGATGACCAAATGATGGCCAAATTGATGGGCAAATAATTGGCCAAATGGTGGACAATTGTCCCCAAGTTCTTCTCAAAACTTTCCCCATTATTCCCCAACCCATTCGCTTCGCTGCCAACCCACTTTGCCGCCGCTTCCCTGCCGCTCACGCCGCTTGCGCAGCAAGTCTACAGGTTGTAGGCGACGCAGCCCATGTAGCGCTCCACCTTGCGCAGGGCGTGGTGGAAGTTGTGCCTgcacttctccctcttccccCGGACAAACGCGGCAAACTCCCTCCCCGAATTGCAAACGTTTTCGGAGAAGGTATAAATGTCGTTATTGGAAATGAACTGATCTGAGTAGCTAAAGACGGAGGACGCGTAGGTCTTCGgctttgcatttattttgtaactCGAGTTCGTCGTGAAGTTGATTGCGTGGCTGACTGAGTGGCTGGTGGGGAGGTGGTCGGTTTTATTGCTGCTGacctccccgggggggctGCGTTCCCCGCGCTTTCTTCTGTGGAAGGCGTACATATCTTGCCAGTCTTGGGAGTCCACCCGGGAGACATCCACTTCCGTCCGAATGAAGCTCTGGCTCTTAATCCCCTCAACCACGTTGGTgaaattcaaaatggggttATAGCTTAGAATTTTATCTATGCCGATGAGGTGCCTGTTGACGATGCTGGCCAGGTTGGTGTAGTCCTCCTTCTCGACGCTGGAGCTGATGGTCATGCTGTTTTTCTTTGTCTCGAGAAAGCTAACGAACATTTCGTCGCTCACGTCCTTTGCCTTCTTCTTATAGGTACAGTACGCAACGAATTCCTCATGCAGGTCGTTTACGTATTTGGTCATTCTGCTAAGTTGGTTTGTGGAGTCTGCTGTTTTGCCCCCAGCCTTGGCCGCCACCTTGTTGTACCCGCTCGTGCACCCCTTGTCCAGGAGGTACTCCTTCAGCAGTTTGAAGTTCTGCTCGAAATTGTTCAGGTCCTgtagagggggggaaaaaaagaaggcgcGCTGTTTGTACATACGTGTGAgggtatatatatgtgtgcttTTGGAGTGATCCCCGCGGAAGGGCAATTAACTCTCCGCTAGGCAGTAGCTCCCTGGCCGCTATGCAGCTATGCCGCTATGCCGCTGCCCCCTCGCCGTACGCTTAGCACGTGGATGGAGAGGGTCCCCCGCTCGGCGGGCGGCACGACGTTGTCGTAAAAGAACTTATGGTTGTTCAGGTCGAAGAGGTCGACGGGGGCGGATGCCCCCCCTGGGTCTCCACTGGCAGAGGCATCGTCGCTTtccgcctcttcctcccccgcaGCACCGTCTGGGAAGATTGACTGAAGCCACAACCAAAAGACAGCGCGTAGTTGCTCCACGTGGAAAAGATTCACCCCGTTTTTATACACATGGCAGACTCGATTGTACAGTGGCGGATCGTTTAGAAGGAAAAACTCATTAAGGGTCACTTTGTCGCTTAGCACTTGTTCGTAGTTCACATCGTCAAGTGGTTCTTCCTCTACGTAGTTGCTCCCGTTTAGGGGGTGCCCGCCACGACGGGGGGAtgccccccctcctgcaAAGCCGCTTCCGTTTCTAGGAAATGCATTCGCTTTGTTTGCTCCCGTTTCAAGCCCGCATAATTTATTCCTCACATTTTCTCTATCCCTTTCAAAATCGACATGCACAGTGAACATGGCATTATGCATGAGGTTCactcttttgtttttactgCCCATTGCTCTGGTCCTCTCGGGGCACTTCTTCCCTTGAGTGGAGTTGCTTAGGTCTTCCACGTCTGCAACGTTAACGACGGCATTGTGTGGCTCCATGTAGGTACTCACCAGCGCGTTGAATTTGTGAAACAGGAGGAGTCTATTCACATCCAAGTGCTTCATATGGTTCATACGCTGAGTTATTTTCCTTTGCAATTGTATCAACTGACTGCAATGTGTATTAATATTTCTCGTCAGCTGAGGGATGTACATCTCAACATCATCATCGGCGACGACGCGCAAGTCGTCACTTGGGCTGCTTCGGTTGGAAGCACATTCTGTTGAACTTCCCCTCCTCGTGAGGTCTTCCACCCCTCCGGAACTGCGTCCATACCGTTTGATGAAATTCTCTTGATACGTTGCGTAGTCGTAGGATACATACTCCTCCAAAGTGAGTTCCTCTTCCGTGGGGGCTGCCTCCCCGTTGGGTGAGCTCCACCCCTCGGGGTCGCTCCCCCGCTTTGCAGCCATTTGCGAAGTCATCGCGGTGCTCCTCCTCTTTAAATGCTCACTTTCGCTGTGTTCAGGTCCCCTCATCTGATTGTCTCCTACCCCGCGGGTACTACCCCCCCGCTCATGCAAAAACTTATACATGTGTCTATACTGGAAGAGCTCCAAATCGTAGGGCCGATTCGAAAGCAGCAGCATGGCTTCATTTATTACGTGAAAGTaatcttctccctcttcttcaccttcttcgtTTGTCTTGTCGAGCGTCTTTTCCTGCATCCGGTTGGTTCTCTGTCTGGTGGAGGCGCTTCGACCCCCCCCTGGGTTGCCAGCGCATCTGAGTTCCCGAAAGAAGGACTCATAAAACGGCTGCCGCGCATCATAATGCTCAAACAATTTGGTGCAGTCAATTAGGAACCCAATGCATAGGAGCAGCTCCTTACACATTTGAAAATGGCATTTGAGGAGGTGAAACAGTCTGGGGTACTCAAAATGCTCAAGTAGCAGCACCGCCATGGGAGACACGATGTTCAGGTGGTCCACGTAAGGGGCATTGTCCATTCCTAGTTCCTCCACAAAGTTGTCTCCTCCgtcgtcatcatcatcatcatccgTGTCGTCTGTTTCTCCTGCATCACTCCCGTAGGTGCGTTCTCCTCCCCGGGGGGTGCTTCCCACGTCGCCTCTCCCACGTGAAGCGTCTGCACCTGAGGGGGTTCTCCCCGGTGTGGTACCCCCCGAAGCGTCTTTCCCCCCGGAGAACAACTCCTGTTCCACCCTGGAAATCTCCTTCTCTACGTACGCGCTGTAGGTCGGTTTGAACTTCCTCTTAAAGCTGAAGCAGTAGAGTAGGCACAAATCATTAATGAGGAAGTTGTAACAAGTAAttaccttctttttttttttcccatttctttCGCATTTTCCTCTTCTAAGCAAATCCGCCGTTATGTAATCTATGCCATAGAAATTGAACACTTTGCAAACGTGTTCTAGGCTCTCCTTGATTGAGATGTTCATGGGGGTGTAGAGCAGGTGGTGTCTCTCACTAGGGTGGCGGTGCTGAAAAACTTCTCGGGGCAGCTAAacagaggggggagaggccaTCCAGGGTGCACTACGGGGGAGAaaacggggggaggggagagttccttttttacggagcatcttttttttttctcccaaaaCATGGGATAAATTCGCAcaaagggaggaggaggaaaaataacgcGCCCAATGGAAGACCTGCTACTAACCCGCCGCCTTCAAATGACCCACTTGTGAGGACTTCGCTCATTGCCAAGGCATCCACAACGGGGCGGCGCAAAATTCAGCGAAGCGGAGTGGGTGAACAAATTTCTGCTCAATCTGGGGACCCACCAAGTGCGCGTTTCGCACGTGgcgcggaaaaaaataaaaaggggtaacCTTCCGAAGgcgagaagaaggaaaaattcaTCCATTCATTTGTTTACTCATTTGCTtactcattttatttatttttgtgagGCCACTTTCACCCTTCACAAAAAGCGATTGAGCGTCCCTCTCGCGAAAGCCAGTTTATCACCATTTAGTGtggacagaaaaaaaaaaaaataaaataataaaataggtGGGAAGTAGGCCGATTTCACTTCCTCTCGAGAGCGACCCTCCCTTCGTTGCCAAAACGACTTTCGAAGCAAGCCAATCGACGAGGCTACTTCGCGTGATGAGGTCCGCCAAAACGTTCCCGCAAAGAGAAGAATCGGGATGATCAACTGTACGTTTTATTAACTACCGCGCGAATTGACCATTCGATGGAAAGGTGAGAAAAAACTACTCATCCACGAAGAAGTAACCATGGAGTTCTCCCTCATATCAGCAGGATCCGATGCGGTAAGGCCagggcagaaaaaaggaaaaccacCCCTTTCCCCCCGTGCGCTCACCATTCCGATGTACCACTTATTTAGTGCGCGTGACGCAGCATAGGCAGGTGTCCACCTGGAAATGCTCTTCCATTTCTTTGCGTGTCTACATGGTGGGAAGCTTCCCAATGATGACACGCATCACACATCACACATCgcgtgccttttttttttttttttccccactggGGTCACTGCAGAAAATCTACAAGTGCGTTTTCATCGGGAAGGAAGCAGTGAAGAAGGAGATCTTCCGAAAATATTATCGGCACAAAAAAATCGATGCGAAGATCCGAAAATTGAGAGTCTCTAACGAAatcaaatttacaaaaaagctAGCCAGCATAAACATAGATGTACCGATTCTCTACTTCGTTGATGTGAATGAGAAAAGCTTATATTTGGAATACGTCCAGGGGTGCACCATTAATCAGATTCTTAAGAATGTAAAAGAGTACCAACCCAATGTCCCCAAAAGCATAGGCAGAGTGCTAGCGAAAATACACAATGGGAATGTAATTCATGGGGACTTTACAACGTCTAACTTGATTTTGAGGAACTCCTGCCTTCGTGATGGATGCACCATTTGGGATTCCTCCACCGGGTTGCCTTACCAGCTGGACGACGCGGACTCGATACGCCTCTGCGTGATTGACTTCGGTCTGTCGTTTTTGTCCGCCTCGGTCGAGGTGAGACGCAGGGGGTGGCGCCGTCGCCGATTTGGGCGTGTGCCCTAATGCGGCATAGCGCAACTTCTATGCACCACTGCATAACTTCTATGCTGCTTAACCTGTGCACTCGCGCGGGAGGGCGACATTTCTCCGCACCCCCCCACTCCCTGCAGGACAAAGCGGTCGACCTGTTCGTCCTTCTGAAGGCCATCAAAAGTTTCCACAGCGAGTTCGCGCTCCTGGTAAGATGAGCCATTTGGGTGCAGCCCAATGGCAGCAGCGTTGTGATGATCATCATCATTATGATGATGGTGAAGCGCCTGACTTATTCCTTTCCCATCCCTCTCCCCGAACGCACCACTCAGGAGGAGGACATCCTCGCGGGGTACCAAACGAAATCGAACAACTT
This genomic window from Plasmodium vivax chromosome 1, whole genome shotgun sequence contains:
- a CDS encoding ribosomal protein S8e, putative (encoded by transcript PVX_087920A), translating into MPQNDYIELHRKRYGYRFDYFEKSRKKEARKVHKEALKAKKLRGIKAKIYNKKKYTEKVNLKKTIKAHEPKHVKTNTKINDDNGLPSYLLDRTQVKGTKVLTNLLKQKRKSKAGKWELPIPKIQALNEAEMLRVVKSGKRRRKTWKRLIDKVSFVGNDFTRKNPKYERYIRPSSLRFKKANVYHSELKATFSLDILSVKVNPQSNLYTNLGVITKGTIIEVNVSELGLVTQSGKIIWAKFAQVTNNPELDGCINATLLV
- a CDS encoding hypothetical protein, conserved (encoded by transcript PVX_087925A); the protein is MENVFDNKKEPFVGMRVFSCAFGEDKVAHEGGEDDEQVALGGEGTNAEQVAHGGEGADNKSSSSGTQPDKQVADENLIKYLFNEQIKVKVGTVRFIGTLKNHPHPNTTFYGIEWDNKREGKNFGDFNSDVYFFPLHLLTRERAKRCYNVGDRPLEDHPLANRKLADRTSGIPAEESQKLVEELRSCKRHLKPCSFLPVEKIHVGLTFFQALHFRYTYFFTDSDLYVEDYQTKKTKRVQFNGITEARNYFQNFHQLTNITLNKYLIQTCGAHNNVAFHQLRSLSLCGNLLSQWKDIFEIVSLAKELSYLNVSDNKMEKLGLQSVRGSSPCGCPCGESEDKEGHHRGGTAEPGGGPPKCSHCMQDHLIRFEQIKELCVDNTMIDWEDVLILSFVFPNVEILSLKRNYLTSIRMRDVDLVNSPVLLQYVQRDRREGGAPPEEPSRLSLRDTAQQGGQGAPSVESNESANGKANVAMNVPANVSDVHTFRKLHKIVLNDNYLHDYEDLFWFIRQVKSIRAVFLKRNKFADRDDLVALAEGVCSGGGQKGNQGEEGNQYEEGNQNEEDREWEPREGDPPPDRLQRINERFSHLKELLLDENKIKSYKTLRDLFYAFYHLETLNYQRGKNKLKVKKDLRFVFVAILPMLKTLNRSHINKSERINSERFFISLYQKDDVVRVFNEPVLGCRHSDRLECLHYEALQDQPSADAAKGMQSNLINITIIPEFLNSKKYEIVKKKVNKHMNIKDLKYLCSRLYSVPLPKMQLFYTDENNPMCVEIVDSNSSLYTYGIDNNSKIKIKMEQ
- a CDS encoding hypothetical protein (encoded by transcript PVX_087930A), translated to MEERPTGLRSLPLTEKKGEAKRLTQSREDAPTEEDLEICFHLPNGETLTLKENGGIEVGHLKLKLSHLLGKPYQQIFLTYNNMAMLDPLSIIDVTGRANLQKIHIEVGYPD
- a CDS encoding DNA-directed RNA polymerase II 8.2 kDa polypeptide, putative (encoded by transcript PVX_087935A), whose translation is MIIPVRCFTCGKLIGNLWSLYEKKLEEGVSKCDALDELNLTRYCCRRMILTHADMMDKLLCYNIYERKL
- a CDS encoding hypothetical protein, conserved (encoded by transcript PVX_087940A), giving the protein MNISIKESLEHVCKVFNFYGIDYITADLLRRGKCERNGKKKKKVITCYNFLINDLCLLYCFSFKRKFKPTYSAYVEKEISRVEQELFSGGKDASGGTTPGRTPSGADASRGRGDVGSTPRGGERTYGSDAGETDDTDDDDDDDGGDNFVEELGMDNAPYVDHLNIVSPMAVLLLEHFEYPRLFHLLKCHFQMCKELLLCIGFLIDCTKLFEHYDARQPFYESFFRELRCAGNPGGGRSASTRQRTNRMQEKTLDKTNEEGEEEGEDYFHVINEAMLLLSNRPYDLELFQYRHMYKFLHERGGSTRGVGDNQMRGPEHSESEHLKRRSTAMTSQMAAKRGSDPEGWSSPNGEAAPTEEELTLEEYVSYDYATYQENFIKRYGRSSGGVEDLTRRGSSTECASNRSSPSDDLRVVADDDVEMYIPQLTRNINTHCSQLIQLQRKITQRMNHMKHLDVNRLLLFHKFNALVSTYMEPHNAVVNVADVEDLSNSTQGKKCPERTRAMGSKNKRVNLMHNAMFTVHVDFERDRENVRNKLCGLETGANKANAFPRNGSGFAGGGASPRRGGHPLNGSNYVEEEPLDDVNYEQVLSDKVTLNEFFLLNDPPLYNRVCHVYKNGVNLFHVEQLRAVFWLWLQSIFPDGAAGEEEAESDDASASGDPGGASAPVDLFDLNNHKFFYDNVVPPAERGTLSIHVLSDLNNFEQNFKLLKEYLLDKGCTSGYNKVAAKAGGKTADSTNQLSRMTKYVNDLHEEFVAYCTYKKKAKDVSDEMFVSFLETKKNSMTISSSVEKEDYTNLASIVNRHLIGIDKILSYNPILNFTNVVEGIKSQSFIRTEVDVSRVDSQDWQDMYAFHRRKRGERSPPGEVSSNKTDHLPTSHSVSHAINFTTNSSYKINAKPKTYASSVFSYSDQFISNNDIYTFSENVCNSGREFAAFVRGKREKCRHNFHHALRKVERYMGCVAYNL